A genome region from Candidatus Zixiibacteriota bacterium includes the following:
- the bshC gene encoding bacillithiol biosynthesis cysteine-adding enzyme BshC gives MTKERLVKPDKIFKFTDLFLDFLERKGSINQYFPADDPLQVAGRLEQAKVDRNILADILVRQNAHFGAKPATFRAIEKFRREETLCIFSGQQAGLFGGPLFTLYKAIGVVKQAEHLEKVLQRKVVPIFWVAADDHDFAEINHVEYLSPQGEVNSISYDSPPAQEVPAAEMLFDNQKEYDKIHQLAKEAFGATEFTPQLFSRLFEAYAFGAGFVDAFARYLLNILPDFGLIIFSPADKEVKTASKGFFKRLIEGHFRIKELVDKTDRQLEKDGYHRQVDKKESAAHLFYHNPGRIPLHAEDNYFLVAEKRLGLPGLLDLIDKNPEKFSPDVLSRPLWQSYLFPVVAQMAGPSEIAYFAQVSKLFEPIGLIQPFYYFRPSNILVEKRNEELLDKYDLRLSDFAGDIETIINRVSLQSFPKEVETAVADFKNRLEQLYSEFMATIIRFDETLEPMGKQTYGKIDFAVNGFEKKIFDHHKKKIAAVRSQIYRLANALYPNRILQERVYNINYYIAKYGFSVVDFIVQKTDVESGKIQMIYLSEMPELQ, from the coding sequence TCTTGATTTTCTTGAGCGAAAGGGAAGCATCAATCAGTATTTCCCGGCTGATGACCCTCTCCAGGTAGCGGGAAGATTAGAGCAGGCGAAAGTCGACCGCAATATATTGGCTGATATTCTTGTTCGCCAGAACGCTCATTTCGGGGCTAAGCCGGCCACTTTTCGCGCCATCGAAAAATTCCGGCGCGAAGAAACCCTATGTATTTTCAGCGGGCAGCAAGCCGGTCTGTTCGGCGGACCCCTCTTCACTCTTTATAAAGCGATCGGGGTAGTCAAGCAGGCGGAACATCTCGAAAAAGTTCTGCAGCGAAAAGTCGTGCCGATTTTCTGGGTTGCCGCCGACGACCATGATTTCGCCGAGATAAATCATGTTGAATACCTGTCTCCGCAGGGAGAAGTAAATTCGATAAGTTATGACTCTCCGCCGGCGCAGGAAGTCCCCGCGGCCGAGATGCTTTTTGATAATCAGAAAGAGTACGACAAGATTCATCAACTCGCTAAAGAGGCGTTCGGCGCCACCGAGTTCACTCCTCAGCTGTTCAGCCGGTTGTTTGAGGCATATGCTTTCGGAGCCGGTTTTGTCGACGCCTTTGCCCGCTATCTTCTCAATATTCTCCCCGATTTCGGTCTCATAATCTTTTCACCCGCGGACAAGGAAGTAAAAACCGCCTCCAAAGGTTTCTTCAAGAGACTTATTGAGGGGCATTTCCGTATCAAGGAACTGGTGGACAAAACCGACCGTCAATTGGAAAAGGACGGCTATCACCGCCAGGTCGATAAAAAAGAGAGCGCCGCCCATCTGTTCTATCACAATCCGGGGCGGATTCCGCTCCATGCCGAAGATAATTATTTCCTGGTGGCGGAGAAACGACTGGGGCTTCCGGGACTGCTTGATTTGATTGATAAGAATCCGGAGAAATTCTCGCCTGATGTCCTCTCTCGTCCACTCTGGCAGTCTTATCTCTTTCCCGTGGTGGCGCAGATGGCCGGTCCTTCGGAAATCGCCTATTTTGCGCAGGTGTCGAAACTCTTTGAACCGATTGGATTGATTCAGCCCTTCTATTATTTTCGCCCCTCCAATATTCTCGTGGAGAAGCGCAATGAAGAGTTGCTGGATAAATATGACCTTCGCCTGAGCGATTTCGCGGGCGATATCGAAACGATAATCAACCGCGTATCCCTGCAATCCTTCCCCAAAGAGGTCGAAACGGCAGTGGCTGATTTCAAAAATCGTCTGGAGCAGCTCTATAGCGAATTTATGGCTACCATTATACGCTTTGATGAAACTCTGGAGCCGATGGGTAAGCAGACTTACGGCAAAATCGATTTTGCCGTAAACGGTTTTGAGAAAAAAATCTTTGACCATCATAAGAAGAAGATAGCGGCTGTCCGTTCGCAAATCTACCGGTTAGCCAATGCCCTGTATCCCAATCGAATTCTTCAGGAGAGAGTCTATAATATCAACTATTACATCGCCAAGTACGGCTTTTCTGTCGTAGATTTTATCGTGCAGAAAACCGACGTGGAAAGCGGCAAGATACAGATGATTTATCTTTCAGAGATGCCGGAGTTACAATGA
- the bshA gene encoding N-acetyl-alpha-D-glucosaminyl L-malate synthase BshA translates to MNIGITCYPVAGGSGIVATELGQKLAARGHQVHFISYALPFRLDSYQQNLYFHGVETTAYPLFKHPPYTLSLAAKMAEVTCQYNLEILHVHYAIPHATSAFLAKQLITCKIPKIITTLHGTDITLVGSDPSYYDITRFSINASDGITAVSSYLADETKNVFKIEKPIRVIHNFYDSARFSPNSQACKRRSFAEDSEFVIAHISNFRPVKRIIDVIDIFDRINKVLPSKLLLVGEGPDAILARRQVTKKNLSDRVIFLGNQNRVEAVLPLADLFLLPSEEESFGLAALEALACGLPVIGTSGTGLVEVVEDGVNGYLFPVGHTAEMAQAGIELLSDPNKLAQFKEAAHRLSSERFRDDKIVPEYEEYYRQVLNG, encoded by the coding sequence ATGAATATTGGGATTACCTGTTATCCGGTCGCGGGAGGTTCGGGGATTGTCGCCACCGAACTGGGGCAGAAATTGGCGGCGCGCGGACACCAGGTGCATTTTATCAGCTACGCCTTGCCTTTTCGTCTCGATAGTTATCAGCAGAATCTCTATTTTCACGGCGTGGAAACAACCGCCTACCCGCTCTTCAAGCATCCTCCTTACACTCTTTCTCTCGCCGCCAAAATGGCCGAGGTTACCTGCCAGTATAACCTCGAGATTCTGCATGTCCATTACGCCATTCCCCATGCCACTTCGGCTTTCTTAGCCAAACAACTCATAACCTGCAAAATCCCAAAGATTATTACTACTTTGCATGGAACCGATATAACTCTGGTCGGGTCGGACCCGTCGTACTATGATATCACCCGGTTTTCCATAAATGCGTCCGACGGCATCACCGCGGTCTCTTCATATCTTGCCGATGAGACCAAGAACGTTTTTAAGATTGAAAAGCCGATTAGAGTAATCCACAATTTTTATGACAGCGCCCGTTTCAGTCCCAACAGCCAGGCCTGCAAACGGCGCTCCTTTGCCGAAGACAGCGAATTCGTCATCGCCCATATATCCAACTTCCGTCCGGTGAAAAGAATCATCGATGTCATCGATATATTTGACCGGATTAATAAGGTGTTGCCTTCGAAACTTCTTCTGGTCGGCGAGGGACCCGATGCCATTCTGGCGCGGCGACAGGTGACTAAGAAAAATCTGAGCGACCGGGTCATATTCCTCGGCAATCAGAACCGGGTGGAGGCGGTCTTGCCGCTGGCTGACCTCTTCCTGCTTCCCTCCGAAGAAGAATCATTCGGTCTGGCCGCTCTGGAGGCTCTCGCCTGCGGCTTACCCGTTATCGGCACCTCCGGAACCGGACTGGTCGAAGTAGTTGAAGATGGCGTTAACGGTTATCTATTCCCCGTGGGGCACACCGCCGAAATGGCGCAAGCCGGAATTGAACTTCTTTCCGACCCAAATAAGCTCGCCCAATTCAAAGAGGCGGCGCATCGACTCTCTTCGGAACGATTTCGAGATGATAAAATTGTCCCGGAGTATGAAGAATATTACCGGCAGGTTCTCAATGGATAA